A genome region from Methanobacterium subterraneum includes the following:
- a CDS encoding response regulator: MASATILVVEDERITAEDIRAGLKFAGYKVPAVCSTGEDAVQQAGRLEPDLVLMDIKLEGEMDGIEAAAEIKKSHDIPVIYLTAYSDEETVERAKLTEPSGFLVKGQGLLSKPFDENELHAAIEITLYRHQMEKEHDQISSTMLMKTSEAVIATNSTGQIKFINNLAEEITGWRKDDALGKDLHEVFLPISEINDESSLEDALAAGELPEIISRNGARFRIKGTVTPIKDYKHQISGMVVSFQLHND; encoded by the coding sequence ATGGCCAGTGCAACTATCCTGGTGGTGGAAGATGAAAGAATCACCGCTGAAGACATCCGAGCAGGACTGAAATTTGCAGGTTATAAAGTACCCGCAGTATGTTCTACAGGGGAAGATGCTGTTCAACAAGCTGGAAGACTAGAACCTGATTTAGTCCTAATGGATATTAAATTAGAGGGCGAAATGGATGGTATTGAGGCAGCTGCGGAGATAAAAAAATCACACGATATTCCCGTAATTTACCTAACTGCTTATTCTGATGAGGAGACTGTGGAAAGAGCTAAATTAACCGAGCCTTCGGGCTTTTTGGTTAAAGGTCAGGGGCTTTTAAGTAAACCATTCGATGAGAATGAACTACATGCTGCCATTGAAATTACATTATACCGGCATCAGATGGAAAAAGAACATGATCAGATTTCATCAACCATGTTAATGAAAACCAGTGAAGCAGTAATAGCAACCAATTCCACTGGTCAGATCAAATTCATCAATAACCTGGCTGAGGAAATAACGGGCTGGAGAAAGGATGATGCTTTGGGTAAGGATCTCCACGAAGTTTTCTTACCAATCTCTGAAATAAATGATGAATCATCCCTGGAAGATGCTTTGGCCGCAGGGGAATTACCGGAAATAATTTCCCGCAATGGTGCTCGCTTCCGTATTAAAGGGACTGTAACTCCTATAAAAGATTACAAGCATCAGATTAGCGGTATGGTGGTATCTTTCCAACTTCATAATGATTGA